In Streptomyces thermolilacinus SPC6, a single genomic region encodes these proteins:
- a CDS encoding non-ribosomal peptide synthetase produces the protein MTTAHAERATANTTAPAERATTNTTASAPASKLSPAARRLLERRLRGRAGAAPAGIPRLDPRPDRVPLSAAQQRLYFLHRLDPDGVEYLMPAAWRFTGPLDTAALDGAVRDLVGRHEQLRVVFTEEEGVPAQRVLDGEPIGLDVVELPGAVRDGGADALAAAVREVAAQPFDLASEPGFRAVLLRVADDDHVLVLALHHIVADGWSLDVLLRDLAAFHRARTEGTDAALPALPIAYTDYAVWQRGSDHGDDLAYWRSTLAGLTPLELPTDRPRPAERSYTGALHTVELPPELTDRLRALGERADATTYMTLMAAFQATLAFHSGQDDIAIGTVVANRERPETEQLAGFFVNTLVVRTDLSGDPTGDELLGRTRESVLGALSHQSLPFEKVVDELSPERDLGRNPLFQVLFTHTPASSGAFRLGEAEGAVFPIDLTTAKFDLTLDVLEGDGRIALRFVYRPDLFTEESVSRFAAHLVAVLRAFVRVPSVPLSEMALLTDEEIGELLGPDGPANRPALPEPGPVREAAAPRTALERFAEHARRAPDAVAVSGGGRSLTYGELDAASRALARRLRAAGAGPERLVGVCVGRGPELAVALLGVWRSGAAYLPLDPSHPKARREFTVTDAGVSLVVAGGAGRAAVEGLPVEVVPLEGAPDDGADGAHDGSLEDAPGADRLAYVIYTSGSTGRPKGVELTHGNLAWLLDAADRHFSFGADDVWTLVHSPAFDFSVWELWGPLTSGGRVVVLTDDEVRDPAAVLRVLREERVTVLNQTPAAFKGLRAHMAQSGAVFADLALRTVVFGGDAFDARDYRDWFTVPEGERPALVNMYGITETTVHVTYRLITEADTVSPVTSPIGRPLAGQHGYVLDRFRRLVPRGTVGELYVAGGGVARGYRNRPELSAERFPADPFGPGGTRMYRTGDLVRVLPDGELAYVGRADHQVKVRGFRIEPGEIETALRALPGVADAAVVARPEPQGARLVAHVVLTEGRPLDAADLRDRLRLTLPSYMVPALFVRHERLPLTANGKVDRAALRAVAGDAAAAPEGHVPPRGETEEALARVWAEVLGVERVSRTANFFDLGGDSILALRVIGLARSAGLALTVPDLFRAPTLGDLAAMATAADGEAPPPVEPFSQLDPADRARLPEGLEDAYPLTMLQAGMLHEMLADERRGAYHNVTDLKITVPEGFGLAAFQAAVDAVVREHGILRTSVDLVSYSEPLQLVHREAALPVGYTDLRGLPREEQRAALRQYVDEEFGRRFDLAAPPLVRIHLHHLTDHELRLTLTDCHVVLDGWSLTSLIADLLDLHRQAVAHGRTPKLPAAPQFAEYVALERAAVRDEEGLAYWRTALDALSPVRFTRRGDGDEGAAESVYETKRSYKRLAGPVGRLARQAGVPRRTVLLTAFHHLMSLYAERDDSAGHAIALVTNGRPELPGADRMRGLFLNTVPFGVERPRGSWLEYVRAVFAAEREMLPHRRVPLVRLAELRPGEPSPVQAVFNFVNFHRLSGDTWDESMEIARTMFPLLVNASVDGFQLDADPAYVSPATADQLADLLCGVLETMVSAPDAPVTRPALRGEARQRVLAGARGADLPGDGLMFHECVARHAARTPDAVAVAHAAEEVTYAGLDGAAERLAARLRTLGVGPEAVVGICVNRGPDMLRAVLGVLKAGGAFLPLDPQHPVERLAFTARDSGMRVLLTQSPLAGAVPFDGPVLCLDDPAVWEPSEVPVGTAPAVTPDTTAYVIYTSGSTGTPKGATVPHRGLTNMLEGQRDVVQPSPDDRVLQFASFSFDASVLEMTWALANGGRLCTAPKEALRPGPDLAATLREYRITGTMLPPSALAVLDEDRFPDLAVLQVAGEACPAELARTWSRGRRMYNVYGLSETSSWSVAARLAPDCRRTPLGRPIRNTQVHVLDDDLQPVPDGVPGEIHLGGYAVGRGYLDRPALTAATFVPDPYGAPGDRLCRTGDIGVRRPDGQVEWLGRRDGQVKLRGFRIELGEVEHALRELPEVRQAVVLLRRDLPGGEPALVAYVVLREGSGAGEEELRRGLRARMPAYMVPAFFVPLDDLPVNTSGKTDKRALPLPSAGRERGATPYVAPSTAAELLLAEVWRGVLGVEEVGVHDDFFRLGGSSLSTVRVAAQATARGLRVTVRDLIEAPTIAQLASRAGAAAAAEVRSEVRLRDGQGAPLWCVHPTGGSAAWYVPLARELPPGRPVRAFQARGLLGGVDPTTVAGIAANYVAEIAAHGWRGPHDLLGWSMGANLALEMATQLHEAGHTVEPLVLIEPYLPNPVAAERLAGVGRDMVNALGMRDRIRALAPSPEREAAVAELTALLLGAGMSPSEAALVENAPIEVWHSLLVALAGYRVRPYPGHIHLVVGSTAAGLPEDEPMPGLDVGYRTYVARWRELALGGLTVHVTEGDHMSMMSERLMPATAALLARIGTGVAR, from the coding sequence ATGACCACCGCACACGCCGAACGCGCCACCGCCAACACGACCGCACCCGCCGAACGCGCCACCACCAACACGACCGCGTCCGCGCCCGCCTCCAAGCTCTCCCCCGCCGCGCGCCGCCTCCTGGAGCGCCGTCTGCGCGGCCGGGCCGGGGCCGCGCCCGCCGGTATCCCGCGCCTCGACCCGCGACCGGACCGCGTCCCGCTGTCGGCGGCGCAGCAGCGCCTGTACTTCCTGCACCGCCTCGACCCGGACGGGGTCGAGTACCTGATGCCGGCGGCCTGGCGGTTCACCGGCCCGCTGGACACGGCCGCGCTCGACGGCGCGGTCCGCGACCTGGTCGGCCGCCACGAGCAGCTGCGGGTCGTGTTCACCGAGGAGGAGGGCGTCCCCGCGCAGCGCGTCCTCGACGGGGAGCCCATCGGCCTCGACGTGGTGGAGCTGCCCGGAGCCGTACGGGACGGGGGCGCCGACGCGCTCGCCGCGGCCGTGCGGGAGGTCGCCGCGCAGCCCTTCGACCTGGCGTCCGAGCCCGGGTTCCGGGCGGTGCTGCTGCGGGTCGCGGACGACGACCACGTGCTGGTCCTGGCCCTGCACCACATCGTGGCGGACGGCTGGTCGCTGGACGTGCTGCTGCGCGACCTGGCCGCGTTCCACCGGGCCCGCACCGAGGGCACCGACGCCGCCCTGCCGGCCCTGCCGATCGCGTACACGGACTACGCGGTGTGGCAGCGCGGCAGCGACCACGGCGACGACCTCGCGTACTGGCGGAGCACGCTCGCCGGGCTGACCCCGCTGGAGCTGCCCACCGACCGTCCGCGCCCCGCCGAACGCTCCTACACGGGCGCCCTCCACACGGTGGAGCTGCCCCCGGAGCTGACGGACCGGCTGCGGGCGCTCGGCGAACGCGCCGACGCCACCACGTACATGACGCTGATGGCGGCGTTCCAGGCGACGCTGGCGTTCCACAGCGGGCAGGACGACATCGCGATCGGCACCGTCGTCGCCAACCGGGAGCGGCCCGAGACGGAACAGCTGGCCGGGTTCTTCGTGAACACCCTCGTCGTGCGCACCGACCTGTCGGGCGACCCGACCGGTGACGAGCTGCTGGGCCGCACCCGGGAGAGCGTGCTGGGCGCGCTGTCGCACCAGTCGCTGCCGTTCGAGAAGGTCGTCGACGAGCTGAGCCCGGAGCGGGACCTCGGCCGCAACCCGCTGTTCCAGGTGCTGTTCACCCACACCCCCGCGTCGTCGGGCGCGTTCCGGCTCGGGGAGGCGGAGGGCGCGGTGTTCCCGATCGACCTGACGACCGCGAAGTTCGATCTGACCCTGGACGTGCTGGAGGGCGACGGGCGGATCGCGCTGCGGTTCGTGTACCGCCCGGACCTGTTCACCGAGGAGTCCGTGTCCCGGTTCGCCGCCCATCTGGTGGCGGTGCTGCGGGCGTTCGTACGGGTGCCGAGCGTGCCGCTCAGCGAGATGGCGCTGCTCACGGACGAGGAGATCGGCGAGCTGCTGGGCCCGGACGGCCCCGCCAACCGGCCCGCGCTCCCGGAGCCGGGCCCGGTGCGGGAGGCTGCCGCGCCGCGCACCGCCCTGGAGCGCTTCGCCGAGCACGCGCGCCGCGCCCCGGACGCCGTCGCCGTGTCGGGTGGCGGGCGGAGCCTGACGTACGGGGAGCTGGACGCCGCGTCGCGGGCGCTGGCCCGGCGGCTGCGGGCGGCGGGAGCGGGGCCCGAGCGGCTGGTCGGCGTGTGCGTCGGGCGCGGCCCGGAGCTGGCGGTGGCGCTGCTCGGCGTGTGGCGGTCGGGCGCGGCGTACCTGCCGCTGGACCCGTCGCACCCGAAGGCCCGGCGGGAGTTCACGGTGACCGACGCGGGCGTGTCCCTGGTGGTCGCGGGCGGCGCGGGGCGCGCGGCCGTGGAGGGGCTGCCGGTGGAGGTGGTGCCGCTGGAGGGCGCCCCTGACGACGGGGCCGACGGCGCGCACGACGGCTCGCTGGAGGACGCGCCGGGCGCGGACCGGCTCGCGTACGTCATCTACACCTCCGGTTCCACGGGCCGGCCCAAGGGCGTGGAGCTGACCCACGGGAACCTCGCCTGGCTGCTGGACGCCGCCGACCGGCACTTCTCGTTCGGCGCGGACGACGTGTGGACGCTGGTGCACTCCCCCGCGTTCGACTTCTCCGTCTGGGAGCTGTGGGGGCCGCTGACCTCGGGCGGGCGGGTCGTGGTGCTCACCGACGACGAGGTGCGCGACCCGGCTGCGGTGCTGCGGGTGCTGCGCGAGGAGCGGGTGACGGTGCTGAACCAGACGCCCGCCGCGTTCAAGGGGCTGCGGGCGCACATGGCGCAGTCCGGCGCGGTCTTCGCGGACCTGGCGCTGCGGACGGTCGTCTTCGGCGGCGACGCGTTCGACGCGCGGGACTACCGGGACTGGTTCACCGTCCCGGAGGGCGAGCGGCCGGCGCTGGTGAACATGTACGGGATCACCGAGACGACCGTGCACGTCACGTACCGGCTGATCACCGAGGCGGACACGGTGTCGCCGGTCACCTCGCCCATCGGGCGGCCGCTGGCCGGGCAGCACGGCTACGTCCTGGACCGGTTCCGGCGGCTGGTGCCGCGCGGCACGGTCGGTGAGCTGTACGTCGCCGGGGGCGGCGTGGCGCGCGGCTACCGCAACCGCCCCGAGCTGTCCGCCGAGCGGTTCCCCGCCGACCCGTTCGGCCCGGGCGGGACGCGCATGTACCGGACGGGCGACCTGGTGCGGGTGCTGCCCGACGGGGAGCTGGCGTACGTGGGGCGGGCCGACCACCAGGTGAAGGTGCGGGGCTTCCGGATCGAGCCGGGCGAGATCGAGACGGCCCTGCGCGCCCTGCCCGGCGTGGCGGACGCCGCCGTGGTGGCCAGGCCCGAGCCGCAGGGCGCCCGGCTGGTGGCGCACGTGGTGCTGACGGAGGGCCGCCCGCTGGACGCGGCGGACCTGCGGGACCGGCTGCGGCTGACCCTGCCGTCGTACATGGTGCCCGCGCTGTTCGTGCGGCACGAGCGGCTGCCGCTCACCGCGAACGGCAAGGTGGACCGGGCCGCGCTGCGGGCGGTGGCGGGTGACGCGGCCGCCGCGCCCGAGGGACACGTGCCGCCGCGCGGCGAGACGGAGGAGGCGCTGGCCCGGGTGTGGGCCGAGGTGCTGGGCGTGGAGCGGGTCAGCCGTACGGCGAACTTCTTCGACCTGGGCGGCGACTCGATCCTGGCGCTGCGGGTGATCGGCCTGGCGCGGTCGGCGGGCCTCGCGCTGACGGTGCCCGACCTGTTCCGGGCGCCGACGCTGGGCGACCTTGCGGCGATGGCGACGGCGGCCGACGGGGAGGCGCCGCCGCCGGTGGAGCCGTTCTCGCAGCTCGACCCGGCGGACCGGGCGCGGCTCCCGGAGGGCCTGGAGGACGCGTACCCGCTGACGATGCTCCAGGCGGGCATGCTGCACGAGATGCTCGCCGACGAGCGGCGCGGCGCCTACCACAACGTCACCGACCTGAAGATCACCGTTCCGGAGGGGTTCGGCCTGGCGGCGTTCCAGGCGGCGGTGGACGCGGTGGTGCGCGAGCACGGCATCCTGCGGACCTCCGTGGACCTCGTGTCGTACTCCGAGCCGCTCCAGCTCGTGCACCGCGAGGCGGCCCTGCCCGTCGGCTACACGGATCTGCGGGGCCTTCCCCGCGAGGAGCAGCGCGCGGCCCTGCGGCAGTACGTGGACGAGGAGTTCGGGCGGCGCTTCGACCTGGCCGCGCCGCCGCTGGTCCGCATCCACCTGCACCACCTCACCGACCACGAGCTGCGGCTCACCCTGACGGACTGCCATGTCGTCCTGGACGGCTGGAGCCTGACCTCGCTCATCGCCGACCTGCTGGACCTGCACCGGCAGGCCGTGGCGCACGGCCGGACGCCGAAGCTGCCCGCCGCGCCCCAGTTCGCGGAGTACGTGGCGCTGGAGCGGGCGGCCGTACGCGACGAGGAGGGCCTCGCGTACTGGCGCACGGCGCTGGACGCGCTGAGCCCGGTGCGGTTCACGCGGCGCGGCGACGGCGACGAGGGGGCCGCGGAGAGCGTGTACGAGACGAAACGCTCGTACAAGCGGCTCGCCGGGCCCGTCGGGCGGCTCGCCCGGCAGGCGGGCGTGCCGAGGCGGACGGTGCTGCTGACGGCCTTCCACCACCTGATGAGCCTGTACGCCGAGCGGGACGACAGCGCCGGGCACGCGATCGCCCTGGTCACCAACGGCCGGCCGGAGCTGCCGGGCGCGGACCGGATGCGCGGGCTGTTCCTCAACACGGTTCCGTTCGGCGTGGAGCGCCCGCGCGGCAGCTGGCTGGAGTACGTGCGGGCCGTGTTCGCGGCCGAGCGGGAGATGCTGCCGCACCGCAGGGTGCCGCTGGTGCGGCTGGCGGAGCTGCGGCCGGGCGAGCCGAGCCCCGTGCAGGCGGTGTTCAACTTCGTCAACTTCCACCGGCTGTCCGGCGACACGTGGGACGAGTCGATGGAGATCGCCAGGACCATGTTCCCGCTGCTGGTCAACGCGTCCGTGGACGGCTTCCAGCTGGACGCCGACCCCGCGTACGTGTCCCCCGCGACGGCGGACCAGCTAGCGGATCTGCTGTGCGGGGTGCTGGAGACGATGGTGTCCGCACCGGACGCGCCGGTCACGCGGCCCGCGCTGCGCGGTGAGGCGCGGCAGCGGGTGCTTGCCGGGGCGCGCGGCGCGGACCTGCCCGGCGACGGGCTGATGTTCCACGAGTGCGTGGCCCGGCACGCGGCGCGCACCCCCGACGCGGTGGCCGTCGCGCACGCCGCCGAAGAGGTCACGTACGCCGGACTCGACGGCGCGGCGGAGCGGTTGGCGGCGCGGCTGCGGACGCTGGGGGTGGGCCCGGAGGCGGTCGTCGGGATCTGCGTGAACCGGGGCCCGGACATGCTGCGGGCGGTGCTGGGCGTGCTCAAGGCGGGCGGAGCGTTCCTGCCGCTGGACCCGCAGCACCCGGTGGAGCGGCTGGCGTTCACGGCGCGGGACAGCGGCATGCGGGTGCTGCTCACGCAGTCGCCGCTGGCCGGGGCGGTGCCGTTCGACGGTCCCGTGCTGTGCCTGGACGACCCGGCGGTGTGGGAGCCGTCGGAGGTGCCGGTGGGCACGGCACCGGCCGTGACGCCCGACACGACCGCGTACGTCATCTACACGTCCGGCTCCACGGGCACCCCGAAGGGCGCGACCGTCCCGCACCGGGGCCTGACCAACATGCTGGAGGGCCAGCGGGACGTGGTGCAGCCGTCACCCGACGACCGGGTGCTCCAGTTCGCGTCGTTCAGCTTCGACGCGTCGGTCCTGGAGATGACCTGGGCGCTGGCCAACGGCGGCCGCCTGTGCACCGCCCCGAAGGAGGCCCTGCGGCCGGGACCCGACCTCGCGGCGACGCTGCGGGAGTACCGGATCACCGGCACGATGCTGCCGCCCAGCGCGCTAGCGGTGCTGGACGAGGACCGGTTCCCCGACCTGGCGGTGCTCCAGGTCGCCGGTGAGGCGTGCCCGGCGGAGCTGGCCCGGACGTGGTCCCGCGGCCGGCGCATGTACAACGTGTACGGGCTGAGCGAGACCTCGTCCTGGTCGGTCGCCGCCCGCCTCGCCCCGGACTGCCGCCGCACGCCCCTCGGCCGCCCGATCCGCAACACGCAGGTCCACGTCCTGGACGACGACCTCCAGCCGGTCCCGGACGGGGTGCCCGGGGAGATCCACCTCGGCGGGTACGCCGTCGGCCGGGGCTACCTCGACCGGCCCGCGCTGACCGCGGCGACGTTCGTCCCCGACCCGTACGGCGCGCCCGGCGACCGGCTGTGCCGCACCGGCGACATCGGCGTGCGGCGGCCGGACGGCCAGGTGGAGTGGCTGGGCCGACGGGACGGGCAGGTGAAGCTGCGCGGGTTCCGCATCGAGCTGGGCGAGGTGGAGCACGCCCTGCGGGAGCTGCCCGAGGTGCGGCAGGCGGTCGTCCTGCTCCGCCGCGACCTGCCGGGCGGCGAACCGGCCCTCGTCGCCTACGTCGTGCTCCGCGAGGGCTCCGGGGCGGGCGAGGAGGAGCTGCGGCGCGGGCTGCGGGCGCGGATGCCCGCGTACATGGTGCCCGCGTTCTTCGTGCCCCTCGACGACCTGCCCGTCAACACGAGCGGCAAGACCGACAAGCGGGCCCTGCCGCTGCCGTCGGCGGGACGCGAGCGGGGCGCCACCCCGTACGTCGCCCCGAGCACGGCCGCCGAGCTGCTGCTCGCGGAGGTGTGGCGCGGCGTCCTCGGGGTCGAGGAGGTCGGGGTGCACGACGACTTCTTCCGGCTGGGCGGCAGTTCCCTGTCCACCGTGCGGGTGGCCGCGCAGGCGACGGCGCGCGGCCTCCGGGTGACCGTGCGGGACCTCATCGAGGCGCCCACCATCGCCCAGCTGGCGTCCCGCGCCGGGGCGGCGGCCGCGGCGGAGGTCCGCTCCGAGGTGCGGCTGCGGGACGGGCAGGGCGCGCCGCTGTGGTGCGTGCACCCGACGGGCGGGAGTGCCGCGTGGTACGTGCCGCTGGCCCGTGAACTGCCGCCGGGGCGGCCGGTGCGGGCGTTCCAGGCGCGCGGGCTGCTGGGCGGGGTGGACCCGACGACGGTGGCCGGGATCGCCGCGAACTACGTCGCCGAGATCGCCGCGCACGGCTGGCGGGGCCCGCACGACCTGCTGGGCTGGTCGATGGGCGCCAACCTGGCGCTGGAGATGGCGACGCAGCTGCACGAGGCCGGGCACACGGTCGAGCCGCTGGTGCTGATCGAGCCGTACCTGCCGAACCCGGTGGCGGCCGAGCGGCTGGCCGGGGTGGGCCGCGACATGGTGAACGCGCTGGGCATGCGCGACCGGATCCGCGCGCTGGCGCCGTCCCCGGAGCGGGAGGCGGCCGTGGCGGAGCTCACCGCGCTGCTGCTGGGCGCGGGGATGAGCCCCAGCGAGGCGGCGCTCGTGGAGAACGCGCCGATCGAGGTGTGGCACTCGCTGCTGGTCGCGCTGGCCGGGTACCGGGTGCGCCCGTACCCGGGCCACATCCACCTGGTGGTGGGCAGCACGGCGGCCGGGCTGCCCGAGGACGAGCCGATGCCCGGCCTGGACGTCGGATACCGGACCTATGTCGCACGGTGGCGCGAGCTGGCGCTGGGCGGTCTGACGGTCCATGTCACGGAGGGGGACCACATGTCGATGATGTCCGAGCGGCTGATGCCCGCGACCGCCGCGCTGCTGGCGAGGATCGGGACGGGGGTCGCGCGATGA
- a CDS encoding cytochrome P450 has protein sequence MTTTTMPAGTGRTGAATACPVTTAPSGRATTSTATAPTAPDTTATAAAPARTATGCPVTAATAAATAPTTAAPGRASAAGTATARATTAAPGKASATGTAAGGAPAPTGSAGARAGGFTEQYLLSPAVNADPYGYLNALRDHDPVYWSAMHRAWLVTGHDHLMHCLRDPAVSADRVRPLMDAVPEGARDDAERAFGILSRWMVFNDPPQHRRLRQVFQDQFAARAIGRYRGFVERATRAMADRRAAPGKAGDLVADIARPLPALVFARWLGVPQADAPSFWYWNARVGDLVLGAAQEEREYRTSLQSLVNLEDYLADLVRQRRADPKDDLISAVLAGGRVGTSVSEEEFVGMLTQMAFAGGETTSNLIANTMLALLTRPDQLAAVREDPLALVPMAVEETMRFDGPSKMSIRIAADDLDLDGRPVRAGDRLFLVTAAANRDPDRFADPDRFDVRRGSGGPMHLGFGFGAHFCVGAALARLVAVSAVDVLVRERPGLEPADEPLSWQPSLLNRALTALPVRY, from the coding sequence ATGACCACGACGACGATGCCGGCGGGCACGGGCCGCACGGGAGCGGCGACGGCCTGCCCGGTCACCACGGCCCCCAGCGGGCGGGCCACCACCTCGACGGCCACGGCCCCGACCGCGCCCGACACCACCGCGACGGCCGCGGCCCCGGCCCGCACGGCCACCGGCTGCCCGGTCACGGCGGCGACGGCCGCGGCCACGGCCCCGACGACGGCGGCACCGGGCAGGGCCTCGGCGGCCGGCACGGCCACGGCACGGGCCACGACGGCGGCACCGGGCAAGGCCTCGGCCACCGGCACCGCCGCGGGTGGCGCGCCCGCGCCGACGGGCTCCGCCGGGGCCCGCGCCGGGGGCTTCACCGAGCAGTACCTGCTCTCGCCCGCCGTGAACGCCGACCCGTACGGGTACCTCAACGCGCTGCGCGACCACGACCCCGTGTACTGGAGCGCGATGCACCGGGCGTGGCTGGTCACCGGCCACGACCACCTGATGCACTGCCTGCGCGACCCCGCCGTCTCGGCGGACCGGGTGCGGCCGCTGATGGACGCCGTCCCGGAGGGCGCCCGTGACGACGCGGAGCGGGCGTTCGGCATCCTGTCCCGCTGGATGGTGTTCAACGACCCGCCGCAGCACCGGCGGCTGCGGCAGGTGTTCCAGGACCAGTTCGCCGCCCGCGCCATCGGCCGCTACCGGGGGTTCGTGGAGCGGGCCACGCGGGCCATGGCGGACCGGCGGGCCGCGCCCGGGAAGGCCGGGGACCTGGTCGCCGACATCGCCCGGCCGCTGCCGGCGCTGGTGTTCGCCCGCTGGCTGGGAGTGCCGCAGGCCGACGCGCCGTCCTTCTGGTACTGGAACGCCCGCGTGGGCGACCTGGTGCTCGGCGCGGCCCAGGAGGAACGCGAGTACCGCACGTCCCTCCAGTCGCTGGTCAATCTGGAGGACTACCTCGCGGACCTGGTCCGGCAGCGCCGGGCGGACCCGAAGGACGACCTGATCAGCGCCGTGCTGGCGGGCGGCCGCGTCGGGACGTCCGTCAGCGAGGAGGAGTTCGTCGGGATGCTGACGCAGATGGCGTTCGCGGGCGGCGAGACGACGAGCAACCTCATCGCCAACACGATGCTGGCGCTGCTGACCCGCCCCGACCAGCTCGCGGCGGTCCGCGAGGACCCGCTGGCGCTGGTGCCGATGGCGGTGGAGGAGACGATGCGCTTCGACGGGCCGTCGAAGATGTCGATCCGTATCGCGGCCGATGACCTGGACCTCGACGGCAGGCCGGTACGGGCCGGGGACCGGCTGTTCCTGGTGACGGCAGCCGCCAACCGGGACCCGGACCGGTTCGCCGACCCGGACCGGTTCGACGTCCGGCGCGGCAGCGGCGGGCCGATGCACCTGGGCTTCGGGTTCGGCGCGCACTTCTGCGTCGGCGCGGCGCTGGCCCGGCTGGTCGCCGTGAGCGCGGTCGACGTGCTCGTGCGGGAACGCCCCGGCCTGGAACCGGCGGACGAGCCCCTGTCCTGGCAGCCGTCGCTGCTCAACCGCGCGTTGACGGCCCTGCCCGTCCGCTACTGA
- a CDS encoding MFS transporter produces MANTLTSAGARLWSPARQRSFRLLWMGQSLSLLGDGFSYIAFSWITLNLTGSTLSLGYVLAFQAVPRAVLTLVGGSLSDTWSSRTLMAFSSWARAALMVTVGFLGLAGSLTVWMLCVAAALFGAVDAFFQPARASILPTVVGKETLAPANALLGVGAKVSAVLGPAVGGLVVAVADAPVAFLVDGVCFALCGLCVASIRTLPPEPKEGGDAGGAAAPAASLGARIREGLRYAWEDPRIRTVLVVDMAVTFCHSGPFTVGFATLAKIDLEGGSTTLGLLNGALAGGAMLGALTGGMVGGRPRVGLLIAALAGWLAVGMGVLGTVGNTAAALGTVLMMGFGIGFQGVFGVSWIQRNIDGSVLSRVISVDMVLGYAVAPLSLVVCGALAQSGTAPMFALTAVILTLTALGVLASRTVREMR; encoded by the coding sequence ATGGCGAACACTCTGACCAGCGCCGGGGCGCGGCTCTGGTCCCCCGCCCGGCAGCGGTCGTTCCGGCTGCTGTGGATGGGGCAGTCCCTGTCCCTGCTCGGGGACGGCTTCAGCTACATCGCGTTCTCGTGGATCACACTGAACCTCACCGGCTCGACGCTGAGCCTCGGGTACGTGCTGGCGTTCCAGGCGGTGCCCAGGGCGGTGCTGACGCTGGTCGGCGGGTCGCTCAGCGACACCTGGTCCAGCCGGACGCTGATGGCGTTCTCCAGCTGGGCGCGGGCCGCCCTGATGGTGACGGTGGGCTTCCTGGGCCTCGCCGGGTCCCTGACGGTGTGGATGCTGTGCGTGGCCGCGGCGCTGTTCGGCGCGGTGGACGCGTTCTTCCAGCCGGCCAGGGCGTCCATCCTGCCGACGGTCGTCGGGAAGGAGACGCTGGCGCCCGCGAACGCCCTGCTGGGGGTGGGCGCGAAGGTGTCGGCCGTGCTGGGCCCTGCGGTGGGCGGTCTGGTGGTGGCGGTGGCGGACGCGCCGGTCGCGTTCCTCGTGGACGGTGTCTGTTTCGCGCTGTGCGGGCTGTGCGTGGCGAGCATCCGGACGCTGCCCCCGGAGCCGAAGGAGGGCGGTGACGCGGGCGGGGCGGCCGCTCCCGCCGCCTCGCTGGGGGCCCGCATCCGGGAGGGCCTGCGCTACGCGTGGGAGGACCCGCGCATCCGCACGGTCCTCGTGGTGGACATGGCGGTGACGTTCTGCCACTCGGGGCCCTTCACGGTGGGCTTCGCGACGCTGGCGAAGATCGACCTGGAGGGCGGCTCCACGACGCTGGGTCTGCTCAACGGGGCCCTGGCGGGCGGGGCGATGCTCGGCGCCCTGACCGGCGGGATGGTGGGCGGCAGGCCGCGCGTCGGGCTGCTGATCGCCGCGCTGGCCGGGTGGCTCGCCGTCGGCATGGGCGTCCTCGGGACGGTCGGCAACACGGCGGCCGCACTCGGCACGGTCCTGATGATGGGCTTCGGCATCGGCTTCCAGGGCGTGTTCGGCGTCAGCTGGATCCAGCGGAACATCGACGGGTCGGTGCTGAGCCGGGTGATCTCCGTGGACATGGTCCTCGGGTACGCCGTCGCGCCGCTGTCGCTCGTCGTGTGCGGGGCGCTCGCCCAGTCGGGCACGGCGCCGATGTTCGCGCTGACGGCGGTGATCCTGACCCTGACGGCCCTGGGGGTCCTCGCCTCGCGGACGGTGCGGGAGATGCGCTGA